ttataagaaataaaaattgattatctCCGAATTGCAAGGATACCGGTGTCTGAGAAAGTTACtcgaggagtgtcttttcaaaagggtttatttttgtatggtgttcatATAGAattaagcccttttgaaaagactggCCTCACTTggtttaagctcaggaatgcaccatTGAAATTAACGGAAACAAAAACACTATGTAAAACACTGCAGTGTATATGAGTGAGTCTATCTATGATAGCTACagtttttttgcataattttcCTATTGCATGGCTTGGATACAAGGCGTCCTACAGACTATTTTGAGAAGGCACGTTATTTACGCAATTATCTTAAATACACATTTTCAGGTAGTATCCCTAGCAAGCTACGCGCTCAAACTATGGGGCGCTCGAACGCAAAGCAAACCTCTACTTGGAGCCAGCGCTCGGCTGGCCGGCGCACGCGCAACTCTACGCCTGTTTGATGACGCAGCTGCATTGCGTGTGGCGATTAACTATGGTTTGGGAATGCAGGTGAGAACGTAATCAAAACGTTATCTATTTTTTAGGGCTTTTTAAAGCTACCTACGAGTTATTTACTCcataacccaggtagcaaagtgccgacgtacagtcgccatcagatatatcggagcgaccaaggtgctcacaaatatctgaacacgcctctattgtcaaggcgttaagtgcgtgttcagatatttttgagcacctcggccgctcccatATATCGGATGGCCCCTGTACaagtgacgtcatttatacgtcattacgacgtcatTACGACGTATAAATGACGCTACCTGGAAACATTGTTATGTAACGGCCGGTAGCGAAAAGTTGGTAAACAACAGACGCCCAATCGTCCCCAAAATGATGAGTGAATCTGCGTCATATTCTGCTTCAAGTTTGGCatgtatatacacggtggctaaaaaataagtgccagggaggttttgggattatactgagcaacttttgctacgggaccaaccccgaaatcgcgaaaaaaaatttggctttttcatacattttggctggtccattttctatgggagggtaaattttttttcgcgatttcgtggttgttcCCATAGTCAAAGTTGCTCAGTACTGTTATAccgaaacctccctggcaacgggaatgcacttattttttagccaccctgtatacttcTTAATAACTCTTTGATTTTAACAAAACTTAcagtatttcttttttttttcaggaaggTCCATTCTGGGGCTCGCTAGGCGTGGCCAGCAGCTCGGTCAACCTGGCTTTTCTCCAGGCCGAGAAGCTAGTCTGGCTGCTTGATACAGGACTCCTCACTTTATCCCAAGACCTGGACTACAAGCTGCGGACGGCGCACAAGACTTTATGGTTTCTTAACTCGGCAGTGGGGTTTATTAGGTAAGATGACTCAtctcctttttttttcaatttttttgggCCGCCTGTATATTTCGAGGTACAGTACTACTGGTATTTATAAGCTATAGACGCTAGACCAATCTTACCCGTTTTATTAGCTAACAAACATAACCTTGTAATTTCTTCCAGATCAATAAAAGCTCTGCACATCGCCGCAAACGAACTGAAATCCTCTCACCCCCGCAAATGCGCGCCCGCTCGCTTCACCCAAGCCTCGCTGCTGTCCACAAAGTATTTCCTGGATGTAGTCCATTTCGGATCCTGGCTGCCAATTGGCTGGCTGTGGGGCGGGCGGCTGTCATTGGAGCATGGGAGTGGTATAGCCACAGCTTCGGCTGTGCTGGGATTGGTCGCGCATTATCTTGGGAAGAGGTTCGCATCGCGATAGATTTTGAACATTTTCGACGCtgatattaattatattcaacatgttataaactgaaatagataacatacactaaagaaaaagtgaccaagtccaccggtggccgaggcgggaatcgaacctgactactagaccacccggccacgacggtacccgtcccaaattctctggtgtatgacatctttgaaaggctaggcgcctttgaccaactctaagggcgagcagtgtgtGCTTGCACCTACTGtacgaatcctttactggattacggtatagcgagagagatggtgctgccatcCATCCAactagtagtgtgactacttaaaaaacacaaatcaaaataatccATAAaactaatttgatttgttccctagttggattcAACATGTTGTCAAGAATATTCTCTTGATTAACGTAATATTTGGAGGGAAACATTAAATTGTAACTGTACCGTCGTTTACACAAAAGAATGACAATGACACTAAGaaatgtcaagttttaaatCATATTTCCAAGATCAAAGGTCAGGTATAAGGTCCACTAAGTGTTTCTTTTAGTACCCGAGGGCCGTTGTATAAATACATAGTTTGTACATTATTGCAATGTGTACGGGGAAATACTTAGTTGTACGAAACCAATTCAAAGTAAATAACGCCAAAACGCCAGATATTTGAAATTGGTTTAGTAAATGTCATTgtaataaacaaatttaatttaagttaaaataaaataagtaattgcAGTAACATAATCTTTTATTTTcataacatataggtataggcTTTGTccgaaaattaaatttaaagagATCTAAATCACATTACATTATGGTAAAAAGTTTTTAACTAAACCTATCTAAATATACGCGCAGAAGGCCTAGCACATTAGGTCTATTTATAATTTGACATGCTATCGTCATCTCCATATAAAATTCTCACTAACAGGATATGGGCAATATTTAAGCTTttataaggcagagggaatatGTTTCCCACaaggaattttaattttatttcaaagtgatagGTAAAGGTTATTTAGCATGTCAAAGTCAAAACGGTCAGTTGTACCTAGCTCTTTTAATATTCTCCATAAAGAAGAAAGTCATTATACCCATGCATTATACATAGCAAAACTAgttgaatatttaaatttgatGGTTCGACTTTTCCACAAAaccattctatttatttatttacttttacctGTACCCACAAATTTCGACCATACAGTGAACTGacgttatacagggtggctaaaaaataagtgcattcccgttgccagggaggttttgggattatactgagcaacttttactatgggaccaaccacgaaatcgcgaaaaaaaaattaccctcccatagaaaatagaccagccaaaaaatttttcgcgattttcgggaatgcacatattttttagccacGTGTATAACAGTGTCACtgttaaggctggcgtccactagactcgccgaggcgaatcgaatcgaatcgcaataattcgcctcctatatttttttaatgcaactgcgtccattgacgggcgcgccgcggctcttcgccaatggacgcagttgcattagaaaatataggaggcgaattattgcgattcgattcgattcgcagtctagtggacgccagcgtTTAAAGTTAGGACGCTAAGAACGAAGCATTTCATACATTGACCCGTCATTTCCAATCTCTATCTCACGCGCGTATTTATATTGCTCCCGCCCATGATGCTGGCGGCGAACTGTGCGAAAGGAACAGCAATATAaatatgcgcgtgcgatagaaaTAGGAAATATCGGGTCAGTGTACGAAGTTCATCGTGGTTAGTGTCCTTACTTTAGTAGGTAAAGTGCATTACGACTTTAATTTTACGTTgttttacagtcgccatcagatatatcggagcggccgaggtgctcacaaatatctgaacacgcctctattgttaggacgctagagtgcgtgttcagatatttttgagcacctccgccgctccgatatatctgatggcaactgtacacaAATTGTCATGGCCTATATGCGAAGGGGCAATAATCTACTACAGTcagttacattaaataataaaaaagatacaaaataagaataataaagcttttgacttaataaaatatcaaaattacagtACAATGTCAACATATAAGATATGTAATAaaccataaaaatacaaaaataactaaaactacggaatttattaggaaaactattcttcttcttcgttgCACTCTTTACAGAGTGGTCGTGGCCAACCTATGTAATCTTTTGGGCGACTCGCTTAACAATATGAGAGTAGCTCCCGTAGAGCTGCTCCGCTGCCGTAGGAAATCTCTAGATGCATTGATTTCACTGACTTTGCGAAGTAAAAGGTTTACAAGATTATTGCTAAGTGcatttaaattttacatttgcAATGATATATTTGTGCCGAAGATAAAACTATTACACAATCGCTAGATGTCATTAAAAGATCTCTGAATAGGCGGTTTCAAACCGAACTAGTTGCCTCGCGAgtaaattgccgcgcgaagtaAACTCGATCTGTGTATACGTGTTTCACCCGAGGCGCATTGAGGCTGCGTGTGCGTTTGACGCACACCTAGTTGCTTCGCGCGGCGATTCCCTCGTGATTGTGCGCAGTGCGcaccgggtctctattgtttcccataaagttttaagtcataatgtattgtttgtccgcattttcgttagtcatataACTTGGTTTTTATCgaaaacgcgtaacttttcaggattgccataaaacaaacttaacctaacctatcta
The sequence above is drawn from the Cydia strobilella chromosome 2, ilCydStro3.1, whole genome shotgun sequence genome and encodes:
- the LOC134749216 gene encoding peroxisomal membrane protein 11C-like, whose amino-acid sequence is MREVVDEFCELLQVHANRDKVVSLASYALKLWGARTQSKPLLGASARLAGARATLRLFDDAAALRVAINYGLGMQEGPFWGSLGVASSSVNLAFLQAEKLVWLLDTGLLTLSQDLDYKLRTAHKTLWFLNSAVGFIRSIKALHIAANELKSSHPRKCAPARFTQASLLSTKYFLDVVHFGSWLPIGWLWGGRLSLEHGSGIATASAVLGLVAHYLGKRFASR